From one Candidatus Methanoplasma termitum genomic stretch:
- a CDS encoding NUDIX hydrolase — MKPIFGHEHPFVTTDAVVFTVSTKEPGNYRKLPMTELRLLLYKRKEEPFAGKWCLPGSFLNIDELPEDNIKLKLSDKTKVAQCYLEQLYTFCDIGRDPSARVLSIAYLCLLNEEQSDNISGEEWFTIRPQGSSFAIERNGTPLSKDDLGFDHFTIIRTALERLHMKIHYTDLIFRLMPKEFTLTELQNVYETITGRKELAANFRRKINDMVEETDRYTADKGHRPAKIYIQRPKDNKGKEAQ; from the coding sequence ATGAAACCCATATTCGGCCATGAGCACCCCTTCGTCACCACCGATGCGGTCGTTTTCACGGTCAGCACAAAGGAGCCCGGCAACTACCGTAAGCTCCCCATGACCGAACTGCGTTTATTACTCTATAAACGCAAGGAAGAACCCTTTGCAGGGAAATGGTGCCTGCCCGGAAGTTTCCTCAACATCGATGAATTACCGGAAGATAACATCAAGCTTAAACTGAGCGACAAAACGAAGGTGGCACAGTGCTATCTTGAGCAGCTTTACACCTTCTGCGATATTGGAAGGGATCCAAGTGCAAGGGTCCTCTCGATAGCATATCTCTGCCTTCTGAACGAAGAACAATCAGATAACATCAGCGGCGAGGAATGGTTCACCATCCGTCCCCAAGGATCATCCTTTGCAATCGAAAGGAACGGAACACCTCTATCAAAAGACGATCTCGGGTTCGACCACTTCACGATCATCCGCACGGCGTTGGAAAGACTGCATATGAAGATCCACTACACCGATCTCATCTTCCGCCTGATGCCAAAGGAGTTCACCCTGACGGAACTGCAGAATGTGTACGAGACCATAACTGGCAGGAAAGAGCTCGCCGCCAATTTCCGAAGGAAGATCAACGACATGGTGGAAGAGACCGATCGATATACGGCTGACAAGGGCCACCGGCCCGCAAAGATATACATCCAAAGACCAAAGGATAACAAAGGAAAGGAAGCACAATGA
- a CDS encoding cysteine hydrolase family protein yields MRRLLIVVDMQNDFITGSLGSPQAQAIVPAVQEKIKSYRKAGDKIIFTRDTHYADYLETQEGRRLPVVHCIEGTDGHRIADELNTTGCKIFDKTTFGSLELAEGLGEYDEIELCGLCSDICVVSNALILKAKFPETVVTVDAGCCAGVTEESHKAALITMKMCQVNLIGEE; encoded by the coding sequence ATGAGAAGACTGTTGATAGTGGTCGACATGCAGAACGATTTCATCACCGGTTCGTTAGGCTCGCCGCAGGCGCAGGCGATCGTTCCCGCTGTTCAAGAGAAGATAAAAAGCTACAGAAAGGCGGGGGACAAGATAATCTTCACCCGCGACACCCACTATGCCGATTATTTGGAGACGCAGGAGGGAAGAAGGCTCCCTGTCGTTCACTGTATCGAAGGCACAGACGGCCACAGGATCGCCGACGAACTTAACACAACCGGATGTAAGATATTCGACAAGACCACCTTCGGTTCGCTGGAATTGGCGGAAGGTCTTGGCGAGTATGATGAGATCGAGCTGTGCGGACTGTGCTCTGATATATGCGTAGTATCGAACGCATTGATACTGAAGGCGAAGTTCCCGGAGACCGTCGTTACCGTGGACGCAGGCTGCTGCGCCGGCGTGACCGAGGAGAGCCACAAGGCCGCCCTTATAACAATGAAGATGTGCCAGGTAAACCTGATCGGAGAGGAATAA
- a CDS encoding PDDEXK nuclease domain-containing protein yields the protein MSGRRSKAPQESGTQLPDNAGQQIDENDLFENIAAIIEHRKRRAYDHVNQEVTMMFWEVGQYINSTILENKRADYGKKILTTLSAKLVTTYGQSFTERNLYRMMLFAERFANPEILPALSAKLSWSHFIELLPLKSDEARLYYANDAIARNYGVQELRRQISRKAYERQEIANTEISEQSVIPFNVFKDPYLLDIFDLKENFHEADLEKAILAGLESFILEFGNGFTFVERQKRMIIDGEDIVLDLLFFHRKHKRLVAVEVKIGRFKAEYMGQMLLYLKWLNRYERKEGEEQPIGLILCTSANRKKVELLEMDKAGIGVAEYWTDLPPKEEFERKIKEIAAEAKERLERRKGMPRSDVPKQIDHYYEAKDDDE from the coding sequence ATGAGCGGAAGACGCTCGAAAGCTCCTCAGGAGTCCGGCACGCAGTTGCCGGACAACGCCGGTCAGCAAATAGACGAGAACGACCTTTTCGAAAACATCGCAGCAATAATCGAGCATCGGAAACGCAGAGCATATGATCATGTAAATCAAGAAGTGACAATGATGTTCTGGGAGGTCGGACAATATATCAATTCAACCATACTCGAAAACAAGCGTGCTGATTACGGTAAAAAGATTTTGACGACGCTGTCGGCAAAATTGGTAACAACCTATGGACAGAGTTTTACCGAACGCAACCTTTATAGAATGATGCTTTTTGCGGAGCGTTTTGCTAACCCAGAGATTTTGCCGGCGCTGTCGGCAAAATTGAGCTGGTCTCACTTTATAGAGTTGTTGCCGTTGAAATCAGATGAGGCGCGGCTGTATTACGCAAACGACGCCATCGCACGGAACTATGGGGTACAAGAACTCCGTCGCCAGATATCCCGCAAAGCATATGAAAGACAGGAGATAGCAAACACCGAGATATCGGAGCAATCCGTCATTCCGTTCAATGTATTCAAGGATCCGTATCTGTTGGATATTTTCGATTTGAAAGAGAATTTTCACGAAGCGGATCTCGAAAAAGCCATCCTGGCCGGGCTGGAATCATTCATACTCGAATTCGGCAACGGTTTTACTTTCGTAGAACGCCAAAAACGGATGATAATAGATGGTGAGGATATAGTTCTGGATCTGCTTTTCTTCCATCGGAAACATAAGAGGTTGGTCGCAGTCGAGGTGAAGATAGGAAGATTCAAGGCGGAATATATGGGTCAGATGCTGTTATATCTGAAATGGCTCAACCGGTATGAGCGGAAGGAAGGCGAGGAACAGCCGATAGGACTTATCCTCTGCACATCGGCGAACCGCAAAAAGGTGGAATTGCTTGAAATGGATAAAGCCGGCATCGGGGTGGCGGAATACTGGACAGACCTTCCGCCAAAGGAGGAGTTCGAGCGCAAGATAAAGGAGATAGCGGCCGAAGCAAAAGAGCGGCTCGAACGGCGTAAGGGGATGCCACGCAGTGATGTTCCCAAACAGATCGATCACTATTATGAGGCAAAGGACGATGATGAATGA
- a CDS encoding caspase family protein, with the protein MFRKALIIGINNYPRSPLSGCINDATAVAELLKTNHDGTKNFDVLLINDVKSKSELMKHIKSLFDGANDVSLLYFSGHGCFDEIGGYLVTPDYKENDMGVNMRDIITLASKSRSRDRIVIADCCHSGMLGSMDITEDTTVLREGMTIMAACNREESAIESCGHGVFTNLLVEGLKGGASDLSGNVSPGGLYAYIDRSLGPWDQRPIFKTNVARFSTIRKTAPPIARETMMKITEIFNSPDTELQLDPSFECTNNPTTKPLLLEPFSDEKNVKTFKILQQLESVGIVVPIGERHMYYAAMNSKSCKLTSLGKHYYYLSKIGRI; encoded by the coding sequence ATGTTTAGAAAAGCCCTTATAATAGGCATAAACAACTATCCACGTTCGCCACTATCTGGTTGCATTAATGACGCAACTGCTGTTGCTGAACTACTAAAGACCAACCATGATGGAACAAAGAACTTTGATGTATTGTTAATTAATGATGTAAAATCAAAGTCGGAATTGATGAAACACATCAAAAGCCTATTTGATGGTGCCAATGATGTATCTCTCCTATACTTCTCTGGGCATGGATGCTTTGATGAAATCGGCGGGTATCTTGTCACTCCCGATTATAAAGAAAATGATATGGGCGTGAATATGCGAGACATCATTACTCTTGCTTCCAAATCGAGGTCGAGGGATAGAATAGTGATTGCTGATTGTTGTCACTCAGGTATGTTGGGTTCAATGGACATTACCGAAGATACTACTGTTTTGCGCGAGGGAATGACGATTATGGCTGCTTGCAACAGAGAAGAAAGTGCCATAGAGTCATGCGGGCATGGAGTATTCACAAACTTATTAGTTGAAGGTTTAAAGGGCGGCGCATCAGACTTATCAGGAAATGTTTCCCCAGGCGGCCTGTATGCTTATATCGATAGGAGTTTGGGGCCATGGGATCAAAGACCGATTTTCAAAACAAATGTAGCAAGGTTCTCCACAATAAGAAAAACTGCTCCCCCCATAGCTCGCGAAACAATGATGAAAATAACAGAGATTTTTAATTCGCCTGACACTGAATTACAATTAGATCCATCTTTTGAATGCACAAATAATCCTACAACTAAACCATTGCTATTAGAGCCTTTTTCAGATGAAAAGAATGTAAAAACATTCAAAATTCTTCAACAACTAGAGAGTGTTGGCATAGTTGTACCAATTGGAGAGAGACACATGTACTATGCGGCCATGAATTCAAAGTCGTGCAAACTTACTTCATTAGGTAAGCATTATTACTACCTCAGCAAAATAGGGAGAATATAA
- a CDS encoding PDDEXK nuclease domain-containing protein, whose product MEENLFKEVREILNSSRGRAYAALNSFMVEAYWKIGRLIVEKQGGAERAAYGDGLIKSLSKQLTAEYGRGFDDRNLRYMRQFYSTLPNWNAVRSELSWTHYRLILRVENPRARNYYLEECANGNWSTRQLERQINSFCYERVLASRNKEEIRDEIIKKEPGRTAEDIIKDPSVLEFAGLDHNSGFRESTLEKALITHMQKFLLELGNGFTFEARQKRISLDGRHFYIDLVFYNYRLKCFVLIDLKTGELTHQDIGQMQMYVNYYTRELMEEGDNKPIGIILCASKSDTIVRYTLPEDNTQVFASKYKMYIPSEEELCMEIESERRLFERERFLNEESGEGGDEP is encoded by the coding sequence ATCGAAGAGAATCTCTTCAAAGAAGTGAGAGAAATTCTGAACAGTTCCAGAGGCAGAGCATATGCGGCTTTGAACTCTTTCATGGTCGAAGCATATTGGAAAATCGGTCGGCTCATTGTTGAAAAACAAGGCGGAGCAGAGCGTGCCGCATACGGTGACGGACTTATCAAAAGTCTGTCAAAGCAGTTAACGGCAGAATACGGGAGAGGGTTTGACGATCGCAACTTACGTTATATGCGGCAGTTCTATTCGACGTTGCCAAACTGGAACGCAGTGCGTTCCGAATTGTCGTGGACCCACTATCGGTTGATCCTTCGTGTAGAAAACCCCCGGGCCCGCAACTACTACTTAGAAGAATGCGCAAACGGCAACTGGAGCACCAGACAGCTTGAGAGACAGATCAACAGCTTCTGCTACGAACGTGTTCTGGCAAGCCGGAACAAGGAAGAGATAAGAGACGAGATAATAAAGAAGGAACCAGGGAGAACGGCAGAGGACATAATCAAAGATCCGAGTGTTCTGGAGTTCGCCGGGTTGGATCACAATTCCGGCTTTCGCGAATCGACCCTCGAAAAAGCTTTGATAACACACATGCAGAAGTTTTTGTTGGAACTCGGTAACGGCTTTACTTTTGAGGCACGCCAGAAAAGGATAAGTTTGGACGGTCGCCATTTCTACATTGACTTGGTGTTCTACAACTATCGGTTGAAGTGCTTTGTTCTTATCGATCTCAAGACGGGCGAACTAACGCACCAGGATATCGGCCAGATGCAGATGTATGTCAACTACTACACCAGAGAGCTGATGGAGGAAGGCGACAACAAGCCCATAGGGATAATATTATGTGCCAGCAAGAGCGATACGATCGTAAGGTACACCCTTCCCGAGGACAACACACAGGTTTTCGCTTCGAAGTACAAAATGTACATACCGTCCGAAGAAGAGCTTTGCATGGAGATAGAGTCGGAAAGGAGGCTTTTCGAGCGGGAGAGGTTCTTGAATGAAGAGTCCGGCGAAGGAGGTGATGAACCATGA
- a CDS encoding TIR domain-containing protein, which translates to MGKNTLGRNKCGRHLNPNPSRARVFFSSRNCDAGQVGFLKSQRRTTKSLDFIDYGIKNPYLLGWKNSAKYRIRNSDAVVVGIGKTTYKSKSVNWEVKTAKKFNKPIIGVKLSKGVKVPDTIRKNGKIINWECNTIQREIDKSKNKRT; encoded by the coding sequence ATGGGAAAAAACACATTAGGAAGAAACAAGTGTGGAAGACATCTTAACCCAAATCCTTCGAGGGCGCGTGTCTTCTTTTCAAGCAGAAATTGCGATGCTGGACAGGTTGGATTTTTAAAATCACAAAGGAGAACAACAAAAAGTCTCGACTTCATAGATTATGGGATTAAGAACCCCTATTTATTGGGATGGAAAAATTCTGCAAAATATAGAATACGAAACTCAGACGCAGTTGTTGTTGGAATCGGAAAAACCACATATAAGAGTAAAAGTGTCAATTGGGAAGTAAAAACCGCTAAAAAATTCAACAAACCAATCATTGGTGTCAAATTAAGTAAGGGCGTAAAGGTGCCAGATACCATCAGAAAGAACGGTAAAATAATAAACTGGGAGTGTAACACCATTCAGAGGGAAATAGATAAATCAAAAAATAAAAGAACCTGA
- a CDS encoding restriction endonuclease: protein MDDLKNIYLCDYDGEGFEKLCQKLLQGHYKAEVEDVPLVGDGGKDLIVRFSPTDVMYVECKHHHKPIGRPVVQKLHSAMMTDGVKKGLLICTGGFSDDAINHINENRLHIETMDFYDLKSIGSKYGYRILLNPTSDNITICTLAPYDPNEIKSIITSNFINVRNSGRTKVEPNLKIIKNDRVVKYGVFLHISAHEDFKMSNGTVIKRLDQEFNVLLDSNTLENIPEASGITIKLSDGDKIEGPMPAQLNIKQIELDIRERMIQRLTEDVSYFGNNGSHYTKTCSPKPKNVKVSFEYLLKYYVANIEFETFGTKSDVTFIENKNDKFTLLAKNIRTEGLTYCDYCQALARTTHTCSDCGKFICMDCTRQYKKGFLSPWKDVCKECEKKHSDPKIKHRRAEE from the coding sequence ATGGATGACTTGAAGAACATATACCTCTGCGACTATGATGGTGAGGGGTTTGAGAAATTATGTCAAAAACTATTGCAAGGACACTATAAAGCAGAAGTGGAAGATGTACCGCTTGTCGGCGATGGCGGAAAGGATCTGATCGTCCGTTTCTCTCCAACCGATGTGATGTACGTTGAATGCAAACATCACCACAAACCAATAGGCAGGCCCGTTGTACAAAAATTACACTCGGCAATGATGACAGATGGCGTGAAAAAGGGTCTTCTTATATGCACCGGCGGATTCAGCGATGATGCGATAAATCACATCAATGAGAATAGACTCCACATTGAAACAATGGATTTCTATGATCTGAAGTCAATTGGTTCCAAATATGGGTACAGAATCCTGCTGAATCCCACCTCGGATAACATAACGATTTGCACGCTGGCACCATATGACCCCAATGAGATTAAGAGCATTATTACATCCAATTTCATAAACGTCCGAAATTCAGGAAGGACAAAGGTCGAACCGAATCTAAAAATAATAAAAAATGATAGGGTCGTGAAATATGGCGTATTCTTACACATCTCAGCGCACGAAGATTTTAAGATGTCGAATGGCACAGTGATAAAAAGATTAGATCAAGAGTTCAACGTTCTTCTGGATAGCAACACGTTAGAGAATATACCAGAGGCATCCGGCATTACCATTAAGCTATCAGATGGAGATAAGATTGAGGGGCCTATGCCGGCTCAGCTGAATATAAAGCAGATCGAATTGGACATCAGAGAAAGGATGATTCAGAGACTCACAGAAGATGTCTCTTATTTTGGGAACAACGGCAGTCATTACACAAAGACCTGCTCACCGAAGCCGAAGAACGTGAAAGTATCCTTTGAGTATCTACTAAAATATTACGTTGCTAACATTGAGTTCGAGACCTTTGGAACGAAATCAGATGTGACATTCATAGAGAACAAAAATGATAAGTTCACCTTATTAGCAAAGAATATCAGAACAGAAGGACTTACTTATTGTGATTATTGTCAGGCTCTGGCGAGGACAACACACACATGCTCAGACTGCGGGAAGTTCATTTGCATGGATTGCACTCGTCAGTACAAGAAAGGGTTCCTTTCACCATGGAAGGATGTTTGTAAGGAATGTGAAAAAAAACATTCTGACCCAAAGATCAAACACAGGAGAGCAGAAGAATGA